One genomic window of Bacteroidales bacterium includes the following:
- a CDS encoding glycoside hydrolase family 43 protein encodes MRISALLFFCFTVFAALNAQLQNTPFTAVLNPNEQVTYHNPIIPGFYSDPSVCRVGDDYYLITSTFEFFPGVPVFHSKDLVNWEQIGHVLDRPTQLPNGINIFAATIRYHEGTFYMITTNIAYGGNFYVTATNPAGPWSDPVWIKAGGIDPDLYFDDNGKVYVISSTFILNEIDIKTGKFLTEGRKIWNGTGGRYAEGPHIYKKDGFYYLMAAEGGTEEAHSETIARSKDIWGPYNSFEANPILTHVTAAAQGNPIQGTGHADIIQAHDGSWWMVFHGYRSNGDGTHHVLGRETCLAPVTWPKNGWPVINGNGTVTPEMTCSTLHLKPFAVPPARIDFDNKQLPQEWNYIRYPEASNYSLTTRAGFLRLVGSEQTIEDGKSPTFVGRRLQHHYFSATAQVEFNPGKSDEEAGLTLLNNGAHFDLLIRQSKGKRVAFCRLRFGNVIYESKETTLKPGPVKLKIKGEKTKFTFLVAQDNTPFTEIQSVPSRYLSSETVGWFTGVYVGLYSTGNGRKSSAPADYDWFEYAEDKPVKQ; translated from the coding sequence ATGAGAATCTCAGCATTATTGTTCTTTTGTTTCACTGTTTTTGCCGCGTTGAACGCCCAATTACAGAACACACCATTTACAGCAGTATTAAACCCGAATGAGCAGGTAACCTATCACAACCCGATTATTCCGGGGTTCTATTCCGATCCAAGCGTGTGCAGGGTAGGGGACGATTATTATTTAATTACAAGTACTTTTGAATTTTTCCCGGGTGTTCCTGTTTTTCACAGCAAAGACCTGGTTAACTGGGAACAGATAGGTCATGTGCTCGACAGGCCAACCCAGCTGCCGAACGGAATTAATATTTTTGCCGCAACTATCCGGTATCATGAAGGCACATTTTATATGATCACCACCAATATCGCATACGGAGGTAACTTTTATGTAACGGCCACCAATCCGGCCGGCCCGTGGTCGGATCCGGTATGGATCAAGGCAGGAGGTATTGATCCTGACCTTTATTTTGATGATAACGGTAAAGTGTATGTCATTTCTTCAACATTTATACTGAATGAAATCGACATAAAAACAGGAAAGTTCCTGACAGAAGGACGGAAGATATGGAATGGCACAGGAGGGCGTTATGCCGAAGGACCTCATATTTACAAAAAAGACGGTTTTTATTACCTGATGGCTGCTGAAGGCGGCACCGAGGAGGCACATTCAGAGACCATAGCAAGAAGCAAAGATATCTGGGGCCCTTATAATTCATTTGAAGCAAATCCTATACTTACCCATGTTACCGCGGCTGCACAGGGAAATCCGATCCAGGGTACCGGTCATGCCGATATCATCCAGGCTCATGATGGTTCATGGTGGATGGTATTTCACGGCTATCGTTCCAACGGCGACGGCACCCATCATGTGCTGGGCAGGGAAACCTGTCTTGCGCCCGTAACATGGCCAAAGAACGGCTGGCCGGTAATAAACGGCAATGGTACGGTCACTCCTGAAATGACTTGTTCCACCCTGCATTTGAAACCTTTTGCCGTTCCTCCGGCCAGGATTGATTTTGACAATAAACAATTACCTCAGGAATGGAATTACATCAGGTATCCCGAAGCATCAAATTATTCATTAACTACCCGCGCCGGGTTCTTAAGGCTTGTGGGTTCTGAACAGACGATCGAAGACGGAAAATCACCCACATTTGTTGGCAGAAGACTTCAGCATCATTATTTTTCCGCCACGGCACAGGTTGAATTCAATCCGGGAAAATCCGATGAAGAGGCCGGTCTGACCCTACTCAATAACGGCGCCCATTTTGATCTGCTCATCAGGCAATCGAAAGGCAAACGCGTGGCTTTCTGCAGGCTGCGATTCGGAAACGTTATTTATGAGTCGAAAGAAACAACCTTAAAACCGGGTCCGGTAAAGCTTAAGATAAAGGGTGAAAAAACCAAATTTACATTCCTTGTAGCGCAGGATAATACGCCTTTCACCGAAATTCAATCAGTTCCCTCCAGGTACCTTAGCTCTGAAACGGTGGGTTGGTTCACGGGTGTATATGTCGGTTTATATTCCACGGGTAACGGCAGAAAGTCTTCCGCACCGGCCGATTACGACTGGTTCGAATACGCCGAAGATAAACCTGTCAAACAATAA
- a CDS encoding helix-turn-helix domain-containing protein: MEPVNPDLRLASDFLEFTNRNIFLTGKAGTGKTTFLINLRKKSPKRMIVLAPTGVAAINAGGVTIHSFFQLPFHPHVPVQYLNQPVSPAPEESSSFKMSREKVRIIKGLDLLVIDEISMVRADLLDAVDLVLRRYRDKNSPFGGVQLLMIGDIQQLAPVAKQEEWELLRQYYDTAFFFSSLALKSTNYVTIELKHIYRQHDQHFIDLLNKVRDNQLDGSALQILNSRYKPDFRPDDSSGYITLTTHNSQADSINERKLNELPSVPLVFKAEIEPEFPEYAFPTASELVLKKGAQVMFVKNDISRDKLFFNGKIGVVEGYDDDRILVKCKGENTIAVEKAEWQNMKYSLNEDTKEIQETVIGKFTQYPLKLAWAITIHKSQGLTFDRAIIDAKSAFAHGQVYVALSRCRTLEGLVLSTPVVKSGIISDPAVKGFVKEAARNSPDERILTQSKWTYQNMLLADLFDFTPVLRGVYYIQKIINEHAESLVGQPSQVTTKIISQIKTDLSEVSEKFSRQTSRLLSGNPDLSANRELQERISKACGYFSEKLSSVVAEIKDLRLETDNKTVRKSLTDAHGKIIQEASIKLACLEKCLKGFTISAYLETKAKATLSIPEPKVKPPKVFVSISDTSGAEENPALYNRIRKWRDARAAESSLPVYMILPSKTIATLTTVMPHTIDELSRIKGLGKRKIDQFGEDIITIIRNYCEQKHIEPKVWVPKEIPVDRKKEKKPEKKPTREVTFELYKSGNTISDIATLREMSVTTIEGHLAELVEAGNLSIDELVDPDLNERIAGEFARRDTLQLGPVKEVFGDEVTWGQLRFVASHLRRMRGEKREESQE; encoded by the coding sequence ATGGAACCCGTTAATCCCGACCTCCGGCTGGCTTCTGATTTTCTTGAATTTACAAACCGTAATATCTTTCTCACAGGAAAAGCAGGAACCGGAAAAACTACATTTTTAATTAATCTCCGGAAGAAATCACCAAAGCGCATGATTGTTCTGGCGCCCACCGGTGTTGCCGCAATCAATGCCGGCGGCGTGACAATCCATTCCTTTTTCCAGCTACCATTTCATCCGCATGTCCCTGTGCAATACCTGAATCAGCCTGTTTCTCCGGCACCTGAGGAATCGTCCTCCTTCAAAATGAGCCGTGAAAAAGTAAGGATCATCAAGGGTCTTGACCTGCTAGTTATTGACGAAATCAGCATGGTGCGGGCTGATTTGCTCGATGCAGTTGACTTGGTTCTAAGAAGATACAGGGATAAAAATTCCCCTTTTGGCGGAGTACAGTTATTGATGATCGGTGATATCCAGCAGCTTGCACCGGTAGCCAAACAGGAAGAATGGGAATTGCTGAGGCAGTATTACGACACGGCCTTTTTCTTCAGCAGCCTGGCACTGAAAAGTACAAATTACGTTACAATTGAATTAAAGCATATTTACAGGCAGCACGACCAGCATTTTATCGACTTGCTGAACAAGGTAAGGGATAATCAATTGGACGGTTCCGCCCTGCAAATCCTTAACAGCCGGTATAAGCCCGATTTCAGGCCTGATGACAGCAGCGGTTATATTACACTCACCACTCATAATTCGCAGGCTGACTCGATAAACGAGCGAAAACTTAATGAACTTCCTTCGGTACCCCTTGTATTTAAAGCGGAAATAGAACCCGAATTTCCTGAATATGCCTTTCCTACGGCTTCTGAACTTGTACTGAAAAAGGGGGCCCAGGTCATGTTCGTTAAAAATGATATTTCAAGGGATAAACTGTTCTTCAACGGGAAGATTGGTGTGGTTGAGGGATACGATGATGACCGGATTCTTGTAAAATGCAAAGGAGAAAACACAATTGCTGTCGAGAAGGCGGAATGGCAGAATATGAAATACTCGCTTAACGAGGATACCAAGGAAATTCAGGAAACTGTGATTGGCAAGTTCACACAATATCCCCTAAAGCTGGCCTGGGCCATTACAATTCATAAAAGCCAGGGATTGACATTCGACAGGGCAATTATTGATGCAAAATCCGCTTTTGCTCACGGCCAGGTTTATGTGGCACTAAGCCGGTGCCGGACACTTGAAGGCCTGGTACTGAGTACGCCGGTTGTAAAAAGCGGAATTATAAGTGATCCGGCAGTGAAAGGGTTTGTAAAAGAAGCCGCAAGGAACAGTCCGGACGAAAGAATCCTCACGCAATCAAAATGGACGTACCAGAATATGCTGCTGGCAGACCTGTTTGATTTTACTCCTGTTTTAAGAGGGGTTTATTATATCCAGAAGATCATCAATGAGCATGCTGAAAGCCTTGTAGGTCAGCCGTCCCAGGTTACAACAAAAATTATATCGCAGATTAAAACTGACCTGTCTGAAGTTTCTGAAAAATTCAGCCGGCAGACTAGTCGCTTGTTATCAGGGAACCCGGATCTTTCAGCTAACCGGGAACTGCAGGAACGAATTTCCAAAGCCTGCGGATACTTTTCAGAAAAACTAAGTTCAGTCGTTGCCGAGATCAAGGATTTGCGGTTGGAAACGGATAATAAGACGGTAAGGAAATCGCTGACCGATGCACATGGAAAAATAATCCAGGAAGCCTCCATAAAACTGGCATGCCTTGAAAAGTGTCTTAAAGGTTTTACCATCTCAGCGTATCTTGAAACCAAGGCCAAAGCAACCCTTAGCATTCCGGAACCTAAGGTCAAACCGCCAAAGGTGTTTGTGAGCATTTCCGATACGTCGGGTGCTGAAGAGAATCCTGCACTTTATAACAGGATCAGGAAATGGAGAGATGCCAGGGCTGCAGAAAGCAGTTTACCGGTTTACATGATCCTGCCGTCAAAAACAATTGCCACACTTACTACTGTTATGCCGCATACAATTGATGAATTAAGCCGGATAAAAGGTTTAGGAAAAAGGAAAATCGATCAGTTCGGTGAAGATATTATTACAATCATCCGGAATTATTGCGAGCAAAAGCATATAGAACCTAAAGTGTGGGTGCCGAAAGAAATTCCCGTTGACAGGAAAAAAGAAAAGAAGCCTGAAAAAAAACCGACAAGGGAGGTGACCTTTGAATTGTATAAAAGCGGTAATACCATTTCAGACATAGCCACTTTAAGGGAAATGTCGGTAACCACAATTGAAGGGCACCTTGCCGAACTGGTTGAAGCAGGAAATCTTTCAATCGATGAACTTGTGGATCCCGATCTGAATGAACGCATAGCCGGTGAATTCGCCCGCCGTGATACCCTGCAGCTTGGTCCTGTAAAAGAAGTTTTTGGCGATGAAGTAACCTGGGGCCAGCTGAGATTTGTGGCAAGCCACCTGAGAAGAATGAGAGGAGAGAAGAGAGAGGAGAGTCAGGAGTAA
- a CDS encoding class II aldolase/adducin family protein yields the protein MNSILQPELMHPRDQIVLIIDRIYRRGMTTTTGGNISVIDENGDIWITPSAVDKGTLKPSDIMCVRRDGTITGRHKPSSEFPFHRAIYGMRPELKAIIHAHPPALVSFSIVHQVPDTNIISQAKYICGPIGYAPYELPGSEMLGQKIADEFMKGFKAIIMENHGTVVGGADLMDAFQRFETLEFCARTILFGKTIGEPHYLANDQIEEFEAQVPGLLPVLEEVDHPSDEREKRTEICRIVHRACDQGLMISSYGTVSVRWRGDDFLITPRDVPRWDLQLNDIVQIKDGKRESGRIPSRATWLHQEIYRRNPGINSIILTQPPYLMAFSVTRSELDVRTIPESWIFLQDIPILPYGIHFKGRNEIPEMLSESTPAILVENDSVIVTGDKLLQTFDRLEVAEFSAKSLVLAKPIGKLIPIKDYQVEDLRRVFLKK from the coding sequence ATGAATTCAATATTACAGCCCGAACTCATGCATCCCCGCGATCAGATTGTGCTGATCATTGACAGGATTTACCGCCGGGGGATGACTACCACAACAGGCGGTAACATTTCAGTGATTGATGAAAACGGCGATATCTGGATTACTCCCTCAGCTGTGGACAAGGGCACGCTGAAGCCTTCGGATATTATGTGTGTAAGGAGAGACGGTACTATTACCGGTCGACATAAGCCATCCTCTGAATTCCCGTTTCACAGGGCTATTTACGGGATGCGCCCTGAATTGAAAGCCATTATCCATGCTCACCCGCCTGCACTGGTTTCTTTCAGCATAGTTCACCAGGTGCCGGATACCAATATTATCAGCCAGGCTAAGTACATTTGCGGTCCCATTGGGTACGCGCCTTATGAACTTCCCGGAAGCGAGATGCTGGGCCAAAAAATTGCCGATGAATTCATGAAAGGATTCAAGGCAATTATCATGGAGAACCATGGGACAGTTGTAGGCGGCGCTGACCTCATGGATGCATTCCAGCGGTTTGAGACCCTTGAATTTTGTGCACGGACCATCCTTTTTGGCAAGACGATTGGGGAACCTCATTACCTGGCAAATGACCAGATTGAGGAATTCGAAGCACAGGTTCCGGGTTTGTTGCCGGTTTTAGAAGAAGTTGACCATCCATCGGACGAACGGGAGAAGCGCACTGAAATTTGCCGGATCGTGCACAGGGCCTGCGACCAGGGATTGATGATCAGCTCCTACGGAACCGTTTCGGTTCGCTGGCGTGGAGATGATTTTCTGATCACACCGAGGGATGTACCGCGATGGGACCTTCAATTAAACGATATCGTTCAGATAAAAGACGGAAAAAGGGAATCCGGAAGAATTCCGAGTCGTGCCACCTGGCTGCACCAGGAAATATACAGACGCAATCCGGGTATTAATTCGATCATTCTCACACAACCGCCATACCTGATGGCTTTCAGTGTGACACGCTCCGAGCTTGATGTGCGGACAATTCCTGAAAGCTGGATATTCCTCCAGGATATCCCGATTTTGCCCTATGGAATTCATTTTAAAGGCAGGAATGAAATTCCGGAAATGCTTTCTGAAAGCACTCCTGCCATATTGGTTGAGAATGATTCGGTAATTGTAACCGGTGATAAATTACTACAGACATTCGACAGGCTTGAGGTAGCCGAGTTCAGTGCCAAATCGCTTGTGCTGGCAAAACCAATCGGTAAACTTATACCTATCAAAGATTACCAGGTAGAGGATTTAAGGAGAGTGTTTCTTAAAAAATAA
- a CDS encoding L-rhamnose isomerase — MKKQTIEQAYSHAKDQYAELGINTDEALKKLDDIKISLHCWQTDDVGGFETPDAVLGGGGIQATGNYPGKARTISQLQQDIEKAMSLLPGKQRLNLHAIYGDFGGQRVDRDQIEVKHFQGWIDWAKKHTAGLDFNPTCFSHPYANDGFTLSSKNEKYRKFWIEHVKRTRQIAAEMGKQLGTPAVNNIWIPDGSKDTPVDRYTHRALLKDSLDEIFKTGYSKQYLKDAIESKLFGIGSESMVVGSAEFYLGYAIKNNKLICLDNGHYHPTEQVGDKISSVLLYIDELLLHVTRGVRWDSDHVVIYNDEIQLIANEIVRCKALNRVNIGLDYFDASLNRIGAYVVGTRSAQLAFLNALLEPFEMLRKYEEAGQNFERLALLEIMKTKPLGAVYDYYCLTSNVPVAQDYIGEIQKYEREELSKR, encoded by the coding sequence ATGAAAAAACAAACCATTGAACAAGCCTACAGTCATGCCAAAGACCAATATGCTGAGCTGGGCATCAACACCGATGAGGCACTTAAAAAACTGGATGATATAAAGATCAGCCTTCACTGTTGGCAGACCGATGATGTGGGGGGATTTGAAACTCCTGACGCCGTTTTGGGCGGAGGCGGGATCCAGGCTACCGGCAACTATCCCGGAAAGGCCAGGACAATTTCCCAATTGCAGCAGGACATTGAGAAAGCGATGAGCCTGTTACCGGGTAAACAACGGTTGAACCTGCATGCGATCTACGGGGATTTCGGAGGACAGAGAGTAGACAGGGACCAGATCGAGGTAAAACATTTTCAGGGTTGGATCGACTGGGCAAAGAAACATACGGCGGGACTTGATTTCAATCCCACCTGTTTTTCGCACCCTTATGCCAATGATGGTTTTACCTTATCCAGTAAGAATGAGAAATACAGGAAGTTCTGGATTGAGCATGTGAAGCGTACACGGCAGATTGCCGCAGAAATGGGCAAACAACTTGGCACACCCGCTGTAAATAATATATGGATACCTGACGGCTCAAAGGATACCCCCGTGGACCGATATACCCATAGGGCATTGCTGAAGGATTCCCTCGATGAGATTTTTAAGACGGGGTATTCAAAACAATACCTTAAAGATGCCATCGAAAGTAAATTATTCGGCATTGGTTCTGAATCGATGGTTGTTGGTTCCGCTGAGTTTTACCTCGGATATGCCATCAAAAACAATAAGCTGATTTGTCTTGACAATGGCCATTATCATCCAACCGAGCAGGTGGGGGATAAGATATCATCTGTTCTTTTGTACATCGATGAATTGCTGCTTCATGTAACTCGCGGTGTGCGGTGGGACAGCGATCATGTGGTGATATACAACGATGAGATCCAGCTGATAGCCAATGAAATTGTTCGTTGCAAAGCCCTGAATCGTGTTAATATCGGGTTGGATTACTTCGATGCCAGTCTGAACCGCATTGGCGCCTACGTGGTGGGGACCCGCTCGGCACAACTGGCATTCCTCAACGCGTTGCTTGAACCATTTGAAATGCTCAGGAAATATGAAGAGGCCGGGCAGAATTTCGAACGCCTTGCCCTCCTTGAGATCATGAAAACCAAGCCCCTTGGTGCAGTTTACGATTACTACTGCCTCACCAGCAATGTTCCCGTGGCACAGGATTATATTGGTGAAATTCAGAAGTATGAGAGGGAGGAATTGAGTAAGAGGTGA
- a CDS encoding AraC family transcriptional regulator has translation MTGNFKYLTHNPDDQKWGIYLTVAGSARVDPQSNYPPSGHPAGYHFNWSKGRVLYEYQLNYITQGEGIFESRDGAIPVREGSVILLKPDEWHRYKPQKETGWTEHYIGFSGPVAETMINASLLGEVSVIHIGFHENVINIFQEIFNHVKSERPGYHQICSGLVIHIMGQIISLKKNEDFNHNQLEKTIQKACLVIRDNLSSNIDIERLAAGLNINYSLFRKAFKNYTGLSPMQYHTSLRMKQAAYLLANTDLSIKEISFNLGFCSVFYFGKLFKEKMNMTPGAFRQRIS, from the coding sequence ATGACAGGCAATTTTAAATACCTGACTCATAATCCCGATGACCAGAAATGGGGAATCTATCTTACAGTGGCCGGTTCTGCCAGGGTGGATCCCCAAAGCAACTATCCTCCCTCAGGCCACCCTGCAGGATATCATTTCAACTGGTCAAAAGGACGGGTGTTGTACGAATACCAGCTCAATTACATCACACAGGGAGAAGGCATTTTTGAATCCCGCGACGGAGCCATTCCTGTGAGGGAAGGATCTGTAATCCTTCTTAAACCCGATGAGTGGCATCGCTACAAACCACAAAAGGAGACGGGCTGGACTGAACATTACATTGGCTTTAGCGGTCCTGTTGCCGAAACGATGATAAATGCCTCATTGCTGGGAGAAGTATCGGTTATACACATTGGTTTTCATGAAAATGTGATCAATATTTTCCAGGAGATATTCAACCATGTAAAATCCGAGCGACCGGGATATCACCAGATTTGTTCAGGACTTGTGATTCATATTATGGGACAGATCATTTCTCTTAAAAAAAATGAAGATTTCAATCATAATCAGCTTGAAAAGACCATTCAGAAAGCATGCCTTGTTATCCGGGATAACCTTTCCTCAAATATTGATATAGAACGGCTGGCAGCCGGCCTGAATATCAACTATTCGCTTTTTCGCAAGGCATTCAAGAATTATACGGGCCTGTCGCCCATGCAATACCACACTTCGCTTCGGATGAAACAGGCGGCTTATCTTCTTGCCAACACCGATCTGAGCATCAAGGAAATCTCATTTAACCTGGGCTTCTGTTCGGTATTTTATTTCGGAAAACTTTTCAAAGAAAAGATGAATATGACACCCGGAGCATTCAGGCAAAGAATTAGTTAA
- a CDS encoding FGGY family carbohydrate kinase, producing the protein MIAIFDIGKTNKKLLLFDESLKLVLQEEQKFPETRDEDGFECDDIRLLETWMKQSIEKLINKGEFKIKALNFSTYGASLMHLDGNGKPLTPVYNYLKPMPDDVLNGFYEKYDGVEEFSRKTASPALGMLNSGLQILWIKKKRPDIFRRIHCSLHFPQYVSYLFTGKTSSEYTSIGCHTAMWDFDSNQYHRWLADEGIRVPDPLANDTFYPVEFNTCRSSTGIGIHDSSSSLVPYLKAINEPFILISTGTWCIFMNPFNQKPLTGEQLRKDSLCYMSIHQKQVKSSRLFLGHIHDVNVERLNKHFGTHENFYKSVKTSELKVSRLLNKKERYFFHKGVPADYIDIAPLTGFLTFDDAYHQLMADLVDLAMESLHLVIPSDDQPKKVFITGGFARNELFTRLVAGRLPGKKVFTSEVDNATALGAAIIMYKAAFDKELPEIDLGLKEIVC; encoded by the coding sequence ATGATCGCCATATTCGACATCGGCAAAACAAACAAAAAGCTTCTGCTTTTTGATGAGTCATTGAAACTTGTTTTGCAGGAAGAGCAGAAATTTCCTGAAACAAGGGATGAGGACGGGTTTGAATGCGATGATATCCGGTTGCTTGAAACATGGATGAAACAAAGCATTGAAAAGCTCATTAACAAAGGAGAATTCAAGATTAAAGCCCTTAATTTTTCAACCTATGGAGCCAGCCTGATGCACCTGGATGGTAATGGGAAGCCACTCACGCCGGTCTACAATTACCTGAAGCCAATGCCTGATGATGTACTCAATGGTTTTTATGAGAAATACGACGGAGTTGAAGAATTCAGCAGGAAAACAGCTTCCCCCGCACTGGGTATGCTGAATTCAGGCCTCCAAATCCTTTGGATTAAGAAAAAACGACCGGATATATTCAGAAGAATTCATTGCAGTCTCCATTTTCCGCAATACGTTAGTTATCTGTTTACCGGCAAAACCTCCTCGGAATACACTTCAATCGGATGCCATACTGCTATGTGGGATTTTGATTCAAACCAATATCACCGATGGCTTGCTGATGAAGGGATACGTGTTCCTGATCCGCTTGCCAATGATACGTTTTATCCGGTTGAATTCAACACTTGCCGGTCAAGCACTGGTATCGGCATACACGACAGTTCATCATCGCTGGTTCCTTACCTGAAAGCCATAAATGAACCCTTCATTCTGATCTCTACGGGCACCTGGTGTATTTTCATGAACCCTTTTAACCAGAAACCATTAACCGGGGAGCAACTGAGGAAAGATTCCCTTTGTTACATGAGCATTCATCAAAAGCAGGTAAAGTCATCACGGCTTTTCCTCGGGCACATTCATGATGTAAATGTGGAAAGACTGAATAAACATTTCGGTACTCATGAGAACTTTTACAAATCAGTAAAAACAAGTGAATTAAAGGTGTCGCGACTTTTGAATAAAAAAGAACGGTATTTTTTCCATAAAGGGGTTCCGGCTGACTATATAGACATTGCACCGCTCACGGGTTTTCTTACCTTTGACGACGCATACCATCAGTTGATGGCGGACCTGGTGGACCTGGCCATGGAATCGTTACATCTGGTAATTCCTTCCGATGATCAGCCCAAAAAGGTATTTATTACGGGTGGATTTGCAAGGAATGAATTGTTTACAAGGCTTGTAGCAGGCCGGTTGCCGGGTAAAAAGGTATTTACGTCAGAAGTGGATAATGCCACAGCGCTGGGTGCAGCGATAATTATGTATAAAGCTGCATTTGATAAAGAACTGCCGGAGATTGATCTGGGATTGAAAGAAATAGTCTGTTAG
- the rhaT gene encoding L-rhamnose/proton symporter RhaT: protein MNSILSILLMAIGSICAASFYVPIKKIRGWSWESYWLVQGLFSWLIVPVLFAWLTVPSGTLGQIVISVPASAKGMAVFYGALWGIGGLTFGLSMRYLGVALGQSIALGLCAGIGTLVPPLIAGQNLLNDRSGILMLAGVAVSIAGIAVIGYAAALKNRNLSEEQRKAAVKEFALKKGILIAILAGVMSACFNFGLTAGDPLKQAAIQAGANPLFAKNPVIMFVTFGGLLTNLVYCVFLNIKNRTGRDYFSVSGPVLLNNIVFALIGGTLWYLQFFFMGMGESKLPATMVAFAWSILMSMNIAFSNIWGIILKEWKGAGIKTIVVLIAGILILIASTFVIKI from the coding sequence ATGAATTCCATATTGAGCATTCTTCTGATGGCCATTGGCAGCATATGTGCTGCCAGTTTTTATGTTCCCATTAAAAAGATCCGGGGATGGTCATGGGAATCCTACTGGCTTGTACAGGGCCTTTTCTCATGGCTTATAGTGCCAGTGCTTTTCGCCTGGTTAACTGTTCCTTCGGGCACACTGGGACAAATAGTTATATCAGTACCCGCATCGGCAAAAGGAATGGCTGTTTTTTACGGTGCATTGTGGGGCATCGGCGGGCTCACTTTCGGGTTGAGCATGCGGTACCTGGGCGTAGCGCTGGGACAGTCGATTGCCCTTGGTTTGTGTGCAGGTATCGGCACCCTGGTTCCCCCGCTGATTGCCGGTCAGAATTTGCTGAACGACCGGTCGGGTATCCTGATGCTGGCTGGTGTGGCCGTGAGTATTGCAGGCATTGCCGTTATTGGTTATGCGGCTGCTTTAAAGAACCGGAATTTGTCAGAGGAACAGAGAAAAGCTGCTGTAAAGGAATTCGCCTTGAAAAAGGGAATCCTCATAGCCATCCTGGCCGGTGTGATGAGTGCGTGTTTCAATTTCGGACTCACTGCCGGTGATCCCCTGAAACAGGCCGCCATTCAGGCTGGTGCAAATCCTTTGTTTGCCAAGAACCCCGTGATTATGTTTGTAACCTTCGGCGGACTTCTTACCAATCTGGTGTATTGTGTGTTCCTGAATATTAAAAACAGAACAGGCCGCGATTATTTTTCAGTTTCCGGTCCGGTCCTTCTCAACAATATTGTGTTTGCCCTAATCGGCGGCACTTTGTGGTATTTACAGTTCTTTTTCATGGGCATGGGTGAAAGCAAGCTTCCTGCCACTATGGTAGCCTTTGCCTGGAGTATCCTGATGTCGATGAATATCGCTTTCAGCAATATCTGGGGCATCATCCTTAAAGAATGGAAGGGTGCAGGAATTAAGACGATTGTCGTTCTGATTGCAGGAATATTGATATTGATTGCATCTACCTTTGTGATTAAGATTTGA